A section of the Methanocaldococcus sp. FS406-22 genome encodes:
- a CDS encoding methanogenesis marker 8 protein yields the protein MDRHVMEALGKARVVVENGRVVEITEPKIKYCPLFAKHRGIKEITKESIKENIEFRIKDFGLFTKNRVVEESRYIVPFGASEILMSALKRKIIDAAVIVADCAGTVITANPNLVQGLCGRISGIIETSPILEVIKRIEKAGGIVLDKDTAKINQFEGVKKAIELGYKKIAVTVTNLEDAKRCKSLENDNIKILTFGVHTTGIEENDEIADYFDLITACASKFLREGLKGRIKAQIGKTIPIFALSDFGKEVLLERAKELDNILITIEDLPALNDNQPKPLI from the coding sequence ATGGACAGGCATGTTATGGAGGCATTAGGAAAGGCAAGGGTTGTAGTTGAAAATGGCAGGGTTGTTGAGATTACAGAGCCAAAAATAAAGTATTGCCCATTATTTGCTAAACATAGAGGGATAAAGGAGATAACAAAGGAAAGCATAAAGGAGAATATAGAGTTTAGGATAAAGGATTTTGGATTATTTACAAAGAATAGGGTTGTTGAAGAAAGCAGATATATAGTCCCTTTTGGAGCTTCAGAGATTTTAATGAGTGCTTTAAAAAGAAAGATTATTGATGCTGCCGTTATAGTAGCTGACTGTGCTGGGACTGTTATTACTGCAAATCCAAACTTAGTTCAAGGTCTCTGCGGGAGGATTTCTGGTATTATAGAGACGTCTCCAATTTTAGAAGTAATAAAAAGGATTGAAAAAGCTGGAGGAATTGTTTTAGATAAAGATACTGCTAAAATAAACCAGTTTGAAGGAGTTAAAAAAGCCATAGAGTTGGGTTATAAGAAGATAGCAGTTACAGTAACAAATCTTGAAGACGCTAAAAGATGCAAATCGTTAGAAAATGATAATATAAAAATATTAACTTTTGGCGTTCATACAACTGGAATTGAAGAAAATGATGAGATAGCAGATTACTTTGATTTGATAACTGCCTGTGCTTCAAAATTTTTAAGAGAAGGATTGAAAGGAAGGATAAAGGCACAGATTGGAAAAACTATCCCAATATTTGCCTTATCTGATTTTGGAAAAGAGGTTTTGTTGGAGAGAGCTAAAGAGTTAGATAACATACTGATAACTATTGAAGATTTGCCAGCATTAAATGATAATCAGCCAAAACCACTGATTTAG
- the ribB gene encoding 3,4-dihydroxy-2-butanone-4-phosphate synthase: protein MNSVEKAIEALRRGEIILVYDSDEREGETDMVVASQFITPEHIRRMRKDAGGLICTAIHPDICNKLGIPFMVDILEFASQKFKVLKELYPNDIPYDEKSSFSITINHRKTFTGITDNDRAFTIKKLAELVREERFNDFGKEFRSPGHVTLLRAAEGLVKNRQGHTEMTVALAEMAGLIPITTICEMMGDDGNAMSKTETKRYAERHNLVYLSGEEIINYYLEKYLRE from the coding sequence ATGAATAGTGTAGAAAAAGCTATAGAAGCATTAAGAAGAGGAGAAATAATTTTAGTTTATGACTCAGATGAGAGAGAGGGAGAAACAGATATGGTTGTTGCATCCCAATTTATAACTCCGGAGCATATAAGAAGAATGAGAAAGGATGCTGGAGGGTTAATTTGCACAGCCATTCATCCAGACATCTGCAATAAATTAGGCATTCCATTCATGGTTGATATTTTGGAATTTGCCTCTCAAAAATTTAAAGTTCTTAAGGAACTCTACCCTAACGACATTCCTTACGATGAGAAATCATCATTTTCAATTACAATAAACCATAGAAAGACATTTACTGGAATTACAGATAATGACAGGGCATTTACAATAAAAAAATTGGCTGAGTTAGTTAGAGAGGAGAGGTTTAATGACTTTGGAAAGGAGTTTAGAAGTCCAGGGCATGTGACGTTATTGAGGGCAGCGGAAGGTTTAGTTAAAAATAGGCAGGGACACACTGAGATGACTGTAGCTTTGGCAGAGATGGCTGGTTTGATACCAATAACAACCATCTGCGAGATGATGGGCGATGATGGAAATGCAATGAGCAAAACTGAAACAAAAAGATATGCTGAAAGGCATAACTTAGTTTATTTAAGTGGGGAAGAGATAATTAACTATTATTTGGAAAAATACCTAAGGGAGTAG
- a CDS encoding selenouridine synthase SelU-like subunit, whose protein sequence is MIIFGLFGKTGCGKTEILNELKKHHPVIDIEEIARTRGSILGDLYHLSMRSQEEFDYLINKEIEKAKQIGYAVVEYEGRKIGGEKKLKIPELLADIKNYTYKILIDCPYECQINRLVSIYKPKNEREKEILINKFLILKKSFKKPEMIEAVEKIIELIKQDKYYEAAKLIEEKLYREHYMRNVKKIEPDLVVYNEDVKKSAKIIDEFIKEKLKEHNLI, encoded by the coding sequence ATGATTATCTTTGGATTATTTGGAAAAACAGGATGTGGAAAGACAGAAATATTAAATGAGCTAAAAAAACACCATCCTGTTATAGATATTGAAGAAATTGCGAGAACGAGAGGGAGTATTTTGGGAGATTTGTATCACTTAAGCATGAGAAGCCAGGAGGAGTTTGATTATCTAATAAATAAAGAGATTGAAAAAGCTAAACAAATTGGTTATGCAGTTGTTGAGTATGAAGGAAGAAAGATTGGTGGAGAGAAAAAGCTAAAAATTCCTGAATTATTAGCTGATATCAAAAATTACACCTATAAAATCTTAATTGACTGCCCTTATGAATGCCAAATAAACAGGTTAGTCTCTATCTACAAACCAAAGAATGAGAGGGAAAAAGAAATTTTGATAAACAAATTTTTAATATTAAAGAAGAGCTTTAAAAAGCCAGAGATGATTGAAGCCGTGGAAAAAATCATCGAACTTATAAAACAAGACAAATACTATGAAGCAGCAAAATTAATTGAAGAAAAACTTTATAGAGAGCATTATATGAGAAATGTGAAAAAGATAGAGCCTGATTTAGTTGTTTATAATGAAGATGTTAAAAAATCAGCTAAGATAATAGACGAATTTATTAAAGAAAAGCTTAAAGAGCATAATTTAATTTAA
- the ribK gene encoding CTP-dependent riboflavin kinase yields MIIEGEIVSGLGEGRYFLSLPPYKEAFKKILGFEPFEGTLNLKLDKEFDISKFEYIETEDFEFNGRRFFGVKVLPIEILINNKKIDGAIVVPKKTYHSGNIIEIIAPIKLREQFNLKDGDTIKILIKGDKNE; encoded by the coding sequence ATGATTATTGAGGGAGAGATAGTTTCAGGACTTGGAGAGGGAAGATATTTTTTATCCCTTCCTCCTTACAAAGAAGCTTTTAAAAAGATTTTGGGTTTTGAACCCTTTGAAGGAACATTGAATTTGAAGTTAGATAAAGAATTTGACATATCTAAATTTGAATATATTGAAACAGAGGATTTTGAATTCAATGGGAGACGATTTTTTGGAGTTAAGGTTTTGCCAATAGAGATATTAATAAATAATAAGAAAATAGATGGAGCAATAGTTGTGCCGAAAAAAACATATCATAGTGGTAATATTATAGAGATAATTGCTCCAATAAAACTTAGGGAGCAGTTTAATTTAAAGGATGGAGACACTATAAAAATACTAATTAAGGGAGATAAGAATGAATAG
- the amt gene encoding ammonium transporter — MEGVDVFFFMWAASLIFFMKAGFIALEIGQFRAKNVSYHCVLKLLDLAAVFIAYLFIGYGISYGLENIVPLLTGTFNAYLGAWWMKMVMFAAAAVTIITGGVAERIKILPYFIGALIVGGILYPIVEHLVWGGGFADLLGITFHDYAGSGAVHLFGGLVGLMAAYVLGPRIDKYINGKPQAIPGHNIPIAVLGAFILAFGWYGFNIGSASGISNGVELASVAIATTMALAGGIIGGALSSRNDPLYTANGMCAGLVAVCSGVDLFTPIGAFIVGLLAGIQQPFTYKFIEEKLKIDDVCAIGPVHAMSGLIGVICAGIPFLLKSDAVSKVSLMGQIIGAIVIALIAIVGGLIIYKGLDLTIGLRVSEEAEKTGLDTAILQTTAYSEE, encoded by the coding sequence TTAGAGATTGGACAGTTTAGAGCTAAAAATGTCTCTTATCATTGTGTTTTGAAATTGTTGGATTTGGCTGCAGTGTTTATTGCCTATTTGTTTATTGGTTATGGAATTTCTTATGGTTTGGAAAATATAGTTCCTTTACTAACAGGAACTTTTAATGCTTATTTAGGAGCTTGGTGGATGAAGATGGTTATGTTTGCTGCTGCAGCAGTGACAATTATAACAGGAGGAGTTGCTGAAAGAATAAAGATTTTACCTTACTTTATAGGAGCTTTAATTGTTGGAGGTATTTTATATCCAATTGTTGAACATCTGGTTTGGGGCGGAGGTTTTGCTGATTTATTAGGGATAACTTTCCACGACTATGCTGGAAGTGGAGCTGTTCATTTGTTTGGTGGTTTAGTTGGTTTAATGGCAGCATATGTCTTAGGTCCGAGAATCGATAAATATATAAATGGAAAGCCACAGGCAATTCCAGGGCATAATATTCCAATAGCTGTTTTAGGAGCTTTTATTTTGGCATTTGGATGGTATGGATTTAACATTGGAAGTGCTTCTGGCATATCTAACGGTGTTGAGTTGGCAAGTGTAGCCATCGCAACAACAATGGCTTTAGCTGGGGGTATTATAGGAGGGGCTTTAAGTTCAAGAAACGACCCTCTTTACACAGCTAACGGTATGTGTGCTGGTTTAGTTGCTGTTTGTAGTGGAGTTGATTTATTCACACCAATTGGGGCGTTTATAGTTGGTTTGTTAGCAGGAATTCAGCAGCCATTTACATATAAGTTTATTGAAGAGAAGTTAAAGATTGACGATGTCTGTGCTATAGGACCAGTTCATGCTATGAGTGGTTTGATTGGAGTTATATGTGCAGGAATTCCATTTTTATTGAAAAGTGATGCCGTTTCTAAAGTATCCCTTATGGGTCAAATAATTGGAGCTATTGTTATTGCTCTAATTGCAATAGTTGGAGGACTAATTATTTATAAAGGATTAGATTTAACAATTGGATTAAGAGTTAGTGAGGAGGCTGAAAAAACTGGTTTAGATACTGCAATATTACAAACAACTGCATACTCAGAAGAATAA